GTATCTGTTGTTTCCATTTTGCCAATTCACGCGAGACTTTAAAATCATCTTTACTAAATTTAATGTAATTATCATAGGCCGTAAGGTAGTACATTTCAGTATACTCTTTTACCATCCTATTTGTATTAAATTGAGGTAAGATTGTTTTCATGGATTCTTTAATTCTGCGTACCCACTCACGCGGTATCCCATCAGCACCCCTTGTATAAAAGAGCGGAATGACTTCCTGTTCCAGAATATTATACAGCGACAGGCTTTCCACCTCATCCTGATATTCCGGATCCTGATATTCCTCTCCTTTGCCTATTGCCCATCCATTATTCCCATTGAATGCCTCGGGCCACCATCCATCAAGCACACTAATATTAAGAGCACCATTGGGTACTACTTTCATTCCACTGGTACCAGATGCTTCTTGAGGCCGTATTGGTGTATTAAGCCATACATCAACACCCTGAACCAGGTATCGCGCAATATTAATATCATAATCCTCAAGGAATACTATCCTGCTTCTAAAACGGTCATCTCTGCCAAGGTGTATAATACGTTTGATTAATTCTTTGCCCATATTGTCCCGGGGATGAGCTTTACCAGCAAAAATAATCTGTACAGGTTTCTCCTTATCAAGCAATATGCGCTCCAGGCGCTGCATATCCTTCAATAATAGCGTTGCACGCTTGTACGTGGCAAAACGCCGCGCAAATCCTATTGTTAGTGCTTCTGAATCAAGAACCGAATCTGCTTTTTCAACTTCTGCACGCGGAGCTCCGCGAGCAATCAATTGTTCTCGCAACTTCTTTCGTGCAAAAGCCACTACACGCTCTCTTAGACGCTCACGGCAACGCCATAATTCAGAATCAGGTATGGTGTCTATATTCTTCCATATTGTTTTATCAACAGGGTTATCAATCCACCGGGGACCTAAATAGCGATTGAACAAACGCATCATTTCATCTGAGGTCCAGGAAAGTATCTGCACGCCATTTGTTACATGGTGGATGGGAACTTCATTGACAGGTAACCCGGGCCATATATTGCACCACATTTTCCGTGAAACAGAACCATGTAATTTTGATACACCATTACAGTGCGCAGCAGTTTTGATAGCCAGTACAGTCATACAGAATGTTTCAAGTTTATCCTGCGGATTTTCCCTTCCTAACCCTAAAAATTCTTCACGTGTTATTCCCAATTTATGATAATAATGTGAAAGATATTTATCAATCAACTCAGGAGAAAACCGGTCATTGCCTGCAGGCACGGGTGTATGAGTAGTAAATACAGTACTGGCAGTCACAAATTCCAATGCTTCATTAAAATTCATTTTATGTGTAACCATTGCATCATAGATGCGCTCTATACTTAAAAATGCAGAATGTCCTTCATTCATATGGTATACAGAAATATTTTTACCCAAAGCCTTGAGCATTCTATAGCCGCCAATTCCTAAAAGCATCTCCTGTTTTATACGCATTTCTACATCACCACCGTAGAGCTGATCTGTTATTGTACGGTCCTCAATGCTATTTTCATTTATATTAGTATCTAGCAAATACAATCGTATTCTGCCAATAATACATTCCCACACCTGTGCATACACATTTCTGCCCGGGAATTCCACCTCAATGATAAGAGGTTTATCATCTTTCATTACCAATTGCAAGGGAAGGTTATGAAAATCAGTTTCTGGATACCGCTCCTGTTGCCATCCATCTATATTTAAATATTGATGAAAATACCCCAATCTATATAAAAGGCCAACTGCAAAAAAAGGTAATCCCAATTCACTTGCTGATTTTATGTGGTCTCCTGCCAGTACACCAAGTCCCCCAGAATATATTGGAAGGCATTCATGAATACCAAATTCTGCACTAAAATATGCAATTTGCATATCCTTATATGTTGGATAGGCTTCCTCAAACCATGATTTTTTTGTCAGGTGCCACTCCAGTTCTTCTGAAACCCGTTTTAAGTGCGCCATAAAACTTTCCGAATCAGCAGCCTCATCAAGCTCGGATTGTGAAAGCATACCAAGAAGGGCTACAGGATTGTGATTTGAATCGCGCCATAATTCTACGTTAAGTCTGCGAAATAATTCAATAGCTTCAAAGTTCCATACCCACCACAAGTTATATGCAATAGTCTTCAATGGTTTAAGATTGTCTGGCAAATATGGATATACTCTGAATGTCTGTATTGTCCCCATAGTCCCTCACTTACTGTAAAATTTTTCTAATAATACATTTGAGCATAATGCAAGTCAAGATTTTAATCAATCACCTTATGATAAATTTACTATGAGCTATCGCATAAATTATAAAAAGAAAAATAAAAAATTAATGATATATTATGTATGCGATAGTTACTGTTAATGAATGTAATACTGATGTCCATTATATTAGTAAAGGTTTTTTATGGATTTTACAATCGTAATGTATCAGTATCCCCTGGGAACTTTTCTGACACATGAAATTGTCAACAAACTCCGCATTATAAAACCCCATTTTATATGCTTCCCAGAATATTTTTTTGTAAACAAAAAACTGGGAAATCACATGCAAACACCTCATAACCAGTCATTGCAGTTAAAGCGTATGCAATTATTATCACGTCAGCTTGAGACAGTAGTAATTGGCGGCACTATGCCCGAGCTTAATGGAAAAATGCTGCATAATACAACATTTGTATTCTATAATGGTGACCTGCTTGGGTTTTACCGTAAACAAAACCTTTTCTTTGCTGAAGAAGGAAAGATAACTCCCGGCAATGGCCATGTTATTTTTAGAGCGTATGGCATACGCTTCAGCGTATTGATCTGTGCTGATGTATTTAAGGACGAAAATTTCATAGCTCTGAAAGAATTGGGTGCACAAATAATCTTTATACCCACATTTTCACTTTTTCGTAATGAAACTGTTGAAGAAAAATTTAAACGCGACCAAGATATTTTTGTCCGTGGTGCAAAGCTTGCTAATGCCATACTGGTAAAAGTATGTGGTGTTAAATCCGATTATAAAAACTTTCTGCAAGCGCGCAGCCTCATTGCTTCTCCTGATGGCATTCTCTATAGGGTTGAACCTGACCAAGAAGACAAGGCAATGCTTATAGTAAATACTGTCAGTATATGATTAATACTTGTAAATCTATAAATAGTTAATATCACTTTTTGTTACACATAAAGTGTTCTTTTATATTCTTAAAAACCATTATAAAGATATATTGTTTTTTTTCAAAACATATATTAATTTGTAATTGACATAGTTATAAGACCATGGTCATATAACTATGATCACTTTCTATATAAGGAAATTTATCATGAAGTTAATATCAAAATCAAAATTAAAACCAAATTTACTTAAAATATTGAGAGATATTGAAAAAAGTGGTGACGATGTCATAATAACCGATAGGGGTAAACCTGTTTTAAAAATTACCCGGTATTCAGAACATACTGATGATGTTCTAAGATTTTTAAAAAACTCAATAAAAGATTATAAAAAACCAACAGAACCTGTAGGGATAGATGATTGGGATATTTTACCATGATTTTAATTGACACACATGTATGCATCTGGTGGATACAGGAATCTACTGATATTCCAAAAGATGTAAAAACGAAAATAAAATCCGCACAGAAACGAAATAATATTTTTATATCATCTATAAGCATATGGGAAATAGCTATGCTTATAAAATATAACAGGCTCACACTTACAGTTCCATTATCTGAGTGGATAAAAAAATTGGAAAGCGTTCCCTATTTTAAATTTATTCCCGTAGACAATGCAATAGCTGAACATTCAGTTAATTTACCCGGAGAATTTCACAAAGACCCTGCTGACAGAATAATTGTAGCCACTTCAAGAATACATAATATCCCTTTAATCACCAGCGACGAAAAAATATTAAACTATCCTTATGTAAAAACAATCTGGAAGTAAGTTTATCGTGACAAAGCCATTTCAATTATTTTAAAAAGCCCGATAATTGCTATAAACCACATCCCAAGAGCTATCACCTTAAACCATACGCTACTAGAAACAATTTTTAAATTATAGCTACTATCATCAACATATCCTGAATCCGTAAAAATTGAAAATATATAAGGAAAACCGATAGCAGCAAAAAAACCTGTAACATTCCACCACATCCATGAGACAGAAGGTAAAAACTGCCAAATATACACATTTACCAGAATGCCAGTTATAAAACCCGCTACAACTGTTGACTGATGAATCTTTTTATTGGATATCATCCCAACAATGAATACTGCACAAATTGGCCCATATAACAGCGAACCAATTTTATTAACCAGCTCCACCACAGTTTCACTACTCCCTGCAAAGTTTACTGCAAACAGTGTGGTTATGATTCCCCATACAATAGTTAATAGTCGTGATATCAACAATTTTGTTTTATCATTTATGAAGTCTACTTTTGGATATATCATCTTTATTACATCATTATAAGTGATAGCACTTAATGAATTAATTGCAGAATCCATGCTTGACATTGATGCAGCCAGAATACCGGAAACCACTACACCTTTCAAACCAGATGGGATATAGTGTTTAATAAATACAGGCACTAGCATATCAGGTTTCTTGTTTGATAGTATTGTTTGCAGTGTAGTATCAATCGATAAAAGTAATAATAATAAAAACCCTAAAAAGGAATATAACAATACAATACTAAATCGCAGCATGATATTAATTATAGCTGCATTCTGTGCAGCATTGATATTTTCACACGAAAGAAAACGCTGTGCCTGGCTCTGATCAAATCCATAATATGAAATGTATAAAAATAAACCACCACACAACATTGGAGCAAGTGTGAATGTATTTCCATCAGTAATACCAACAGACGAGTAATTAATTATCTTCAATCGCTGATAATCAATTATGTACCAAACATGCCCATTTATTACATATATAATTACAATACAAAATATGGTTGTACTGAAAAGTAATACTATAAATTGTATTACATCAGTGTAAATATCAGCAAGGATTCCCCCTATGGATGTATAAATGAGGGATACAAGGGAGATAGCAATAATAGAAATATAAAGATTGATTCCAATTAAGACACTGACAACATACGAAGTTGCAACAATAGCTACTCCTGTAGCAAGCGAGCGGCTAAGTAAAAAAACTATAGCAAGTATAACACGTGTAGATAGTCCAAATCGTCTATGCAGCCATTCATAAATGGAGAAACTTTTATACGACCTGAATGTAGGTATTACAAATAAAATAAGAAATATCATTGATAGTGGGAGGGCTAACTCATATTGTAACCACGTCAGCCCTCCATTTTGTTTCATAGCAATAAAGGCTGGTACTCCAATCAGGCTTATAGCACTCACCTGATTGGCAGCTAGTGAAGCACCGGTCAACCACGATGATGCTTTTTGCGAAGCTACATAATAGTCAGCCTGATTTTTTTGTCTTTTCCCAACTACATACCCTATTCCAACAACACAAATGCTATATACTACAATAATTACCCAATCAATAAGTGCCATTAGAAACTAATATAAAATGCCCTCTAATTTTGACCGTATAAACTGGGGCAATGCAAAAGCTCCTCTATGTATATCAGCATTATAATATCTGAGTTGGGGAATTAGTGCTTTTGCCTTTTCTTCTTTAAAATCCTTTATGGGATGATATTTCTTTGAACAGAAGGAGAAGCCAATCATACCACTTGGATAGGTAGGTACCATAGTATAATAATATGAAGGTACTTTAAAATATTTCTTATTATATTGTGCCAGTGTCACAATAACATTTGGATGATAGAATATCGATTCGGACTGTGTTGATGCAATCCCATCATCATCAAGACATTCACTTAAATTTTTATAAAATTCTTCAGAAAACAGAACTGCAGCCGGCCCAATAGGATCAGAAGAATCGACAAGTATAATATCATAAGCTTTTTTTCTGTCAGCTATAAACTTTGCTCCATCTTCAGTATACACTGTTACACGTGGATCATCAAATGAACATGACAATGATGGCATATATTCCCGACAAAGGCGTATGACATCACCATCTATCTCACATATATCAGCTTTTTCCACCTCTTTGTGTTTCAGAACTTCGCGTAATGTGCCACCATCCCCTCCTCCAATTACAAGAACTCGTTTTGGATTGGGATGCACACACATAGGAACGTGTGCAATCATTTCATGATACCCCATTTCATCCACTTCAGTTGTCATAAAAACGCCATCAAGCACTAGCATTCTGCCAAAAGCTTTAGTATCGTATATTTCAATTTTCTGAAACTTAGAATCATAGGTTGCCAATTTATTGGTAACCTTTAGTTTCATGGTTCTTCCATTTTCCATTTCATAGACTTCATCAATCCATACGCTTGATTCAAAGGGCATGTTATACCTCCTCTATGTAGTATTATAGAAAAAGTGAATGTAGCTTTGATAACAAGCTGGTAGGTTTTTTTAAATTAAGGGGACAAGTACTCCTCCCCTGTCCCCTTAACTATAAATTACTTTCTTAACGCAACATTAAGAGTATAGTCACTACCCTTAAAGTAGCTTAACGAAAACTGGGCAGCCACTTCCGGGTCATAATATTTGCAGCTGAATATATCAATGTACGCGGTGTTAGTCAGATTTGCAAAGTGACCTGATATCATTGAAGTCTCAATTAGCTGCACCATTGAAAAACCAGCAACACGCTCATCCTCACCAAAATGAACAACCTGTGTTTCTCCAAATCGCTTCATTTGGATCAGATCGCACAGCTGAATCGCATACTGCCGTATCATCTCTGCATCTCGGATTATATCCGGATCACAGTTATGAATATCAACACTGCAATACAAACCCCATGCTCCCAATTTTTCAAACTGGTCAATGGTCGGAATAGTTTTAAGTATGTCGTTAGTCAATGTAGTTAACATTTTCCACCTCCCGAATTACTGGCACATTTTTAACCTTGCTATCGCTCAACACCCCTCTTCGCATCTCATACAGAACACACCGCTCTGCTTCCAGCTGTTCAGTGATATAGTCGATAGCTACTCTGTAATCGTGATCTCCGCAGGTGAAGACGTCAACCGCTGCATACCCATATTCCGGCCATGTATGGATTGTGATATGCGACTCGGCTATGACGATTACTCCGCTAATACCGTATGGAGAAAATTTATGAAAGAATGGTTGGATGATAGTGGCTTTAGAGAGTTCGGCTGCGGCCGTTAACACCTCCTCAACCTTTTTTAAATTGTTAATGTGAAACTCGTTGCAGTTGAAGAGTTCCGCAATAATGTGTGTACCTAAACCCTCCATGGGCAACCACCTCATTTTATAAAATCACCTACACTACGGTGAGTGTATGCATTAAGAATGGTTTTTAAGGTTTACTTAAATTCGCCACCCTGGGGATTATAAATTCCTTTGGGTTTTTTGCGCTCTTACATAATCAAAATGCTAAAACCAATAGGTTTTAGCCCTTAAATAATATCACCCCCTCTGCTCAAAGAGAACATTGACAGTATTATATCACATTACAAAATTTCAACAATAATATTAATAAAAATTAAAATTTTTTAAAAAAATTAAAGATAAAATTTTAAAAAAATTATAATATTCAATGAATGTTAAAAGCATTGCTAAAACAAGCAATTGGTATTACTTTATGTATCCTTCTTCTATAGCGTGATTTTATATATTTGATATTATAAAAAATAAATAAGATGAATAATAAAGATTTTGAAAAATGATTGACTACAATGTATATTATAAATAGATTGTCAATCCATTACATTGATCGCGCGGTGGAGCAGCTGGTAGCTCGTTGGGCTCATAACCCAAAGGTCGCAGGTTCAAATCCTGCCCGCGCTACCAAGGCGGAGTAGCTCAGTTGGTTAGAGCACACGGCTCATATCCGTGGTGTGGGGGGTTCGAGTCCCTCCTCCGCTACATTATCGCTACATTATATTTAATATTTATTAACTTTCCTGCAATCATCGCATAAACCATGCGATGTTTTTCTATTTACATATGAATCAAAATATTTTTCTAATGGAATCCACTTCCCTTCCACATAAATCTTATGGCAACTGGCACATATTCTTATGTATGATTCCAATCTTTTTAATTTTAATAATACTTTTACAGTATGATATACCAATACTCCAAAAACAATTGTAAAAATTATTGTTTCCAAAAAACTTTCTTGATAATTTACCGGTGTTGGTTCTGCATTTAATAATAAATATGGCAAATCAAATAGTTCTTCGGACCATAAAAATGAAATAACAATGAAAAACGCAATAATTTCAACAATAACAATTTTACGGATTACATTACGATTTTTCATAATCTTTCCTTAAATTTATTTTAGTATTTGCATTAACAATGGTTTTGATAATGTAATAGCAGATTCCGGGCATATTTCCATACAACAATAACACCGTATACATTGTGAATAATTGTAGTGTGGTACCTTATTGCCATTAACTGCACTGCTAATAGCTTTAACAGGGCAGATTTGCTTACACTGATAACATAGTGTACATTTTAAAGGATCCGGTACTGGTTTTGCTATCAAGAGATTTTTTAATAATTTATGTACTACTGGTATGCCAAGAATTTTTGTTGAACCTGATTTCTTTGGAGGAATAAATCTGCGCCCTTTTGAAACTTCATTATCCCTGATAATTGTAATTTGTTCCAGTGGTGGGCATAAACCCCTTTTTACCCCCATAGTGATGGTTGGCATGTTTTGTAATTCAAAGCCTGCCTGCTGCGATATAGCATAATCAAGCGCAATTGCATTATATGATACACCAATGAGTCCTAAAAATGCTGGCGTTCCCGAAGGGCCAGGACCATCTCCTTCCATAATGGTTATCGCATCAACTACATGTACGATGGTTCTTGGTATTTTAGTATCTGTGTAAAACGCTTCATATAAATCAAGAAGCATCTGAGCAAAATCATCCCTAGTTTTTGCTTTGATATGCCATTGGGACTTTTTTAATCCGTGAATAGTACCAAATAAATTCTTTACTGCACATGTTATGTGTGTTAGTGCATGAGTCTTGAATTTTGGAAGGTTAAAGATAATATCGCATTCAGAAAGAATTTTTGGTACTTCAAATCGTTTAAAGTGATGGGCATTTTCATTGTGTATTATCATGTAATCTGATGTATCAGCAACCAATACATCTTCCTCAGTAACTATCGCATCATATCCTGTTTTTTTCATTACTCTTTGTAATGATTGGACAGCTGGTGATTCAATTAAGACCGGGAATCCCCCATACTGTTTAATAATCTGCACTATTGCCTTGAAAAAAGCAGGATGAGTGATGACTGCCGATTCAGGCGATGCAGATGTCAAAAGATTAGGTTTAACTGCAACTTTGGCATTATACAATTTTGAAAAGTCAAATTGTAATTCCTGCAACGCCGAAATAACTTTAATTTTGATTGCATCTACATCATATTGTGTACATTCTCTAACTATTACCTTCATATTACTTCCCATAAATTAAATGATAATACAGCATAATCAATATAAAAATCAATATTGTTTCACTTCAATAAATATTGCCTGCATTACAACAATCTTTTGGCCAATAACATTTGTGATAATTCCTTCAACAGATACTATCGAGCCGTTTTGAATTTGTAAAGCTTTTGGTGCAAATACTTCTACAATACCATCAAATCTATTATCTGAATAATTAATAAGCAACTGAAAAGAAATGCCATTATTTTTTTTATAATTTGCCACTTTGCCCTGCCATTTGACATTTATGCCTTTATACAAATATGGCTTGTTCATTACGTCATTGTAGGAGAAAGTTGCTACTGTACGATCTTTATTCCGGTTTATAAAATCTTTTAAAAATGCAACTCGTTCTTTTACTCTGAAATTAGCATTACTGGCATCGATCTTATTCAAAAGTATCATTGCATCATTTTCCTTGCCTTCTTTGATGAGCCACTTTGCACGATTGAAATCACGGATACATTCTTCATTTGAAGCATAAAATTCAGGGGTGCGCGTTTTCTGTATTTTATCAATGATATCATAGTGCATACCATCAAGTGAAACCTGTGATATATCCTCATAATTTTTTACATCAGAATGACCAAATAGGTGTTGAATTTTTTCTTCAATGAGTTTGGCAAGCGGTGAAGGGAAAAAGAGGATGCCAAGCAAAAGAATCGTCCCTCCAATTATTACCATAACTATAGCATTTACATTTATCTTAAACGGTTTTCTGTATGTTGCTCTTTTGATTTTACCAGGTTGTTTTATTTCAACAAAATCTTTCAATTTAGCTTTTTTTTGAAATTGTTCAAAATCAGTTGCTGCTTGTATATTTGCAATGATTTTAACTATTTTTTTGTTGTCAGGTATAAATTTTAAAATTTCAACATACCCTGAACACGCTTCGTCTTTTGTTTTTGCAGCTTTTAGGAGTAGAAATGCCTGTACTTCTAATAGCGGAATATACCCTGAATATTGACGGATAGCTTTTCGTAAAACAGTTTCTGCCTGCATTAATTTATCAGTAAACAAATACGACAATACCAATAAAAAATAATCATAAGGATTATTTGAAATATTTATATTTTTTTCTAATAACTGGATGGCAACTACATACGAGCCTTTTTTGAATGCTTTATATGCTTCTTTGGTTATTATTTCAGACTTCACATTGAAAATCTTTTTAATTTAATTTTTTAATTATAGTGTTTAACGTGTGCCACCTGTTTTAGCATGATACGATGTTAATTTGGAAATAGTGATACTTCTAATAGTAATGTCACATATAAAACTATTTTTTAACACGTTCTACATATTCGCCTGTACGGGTATCAACTTTGATAAAATCTCCTTCATTGACAAAAATAGGAACCTGAACAGTTGCACCGGTTTCAACAGTAACTGGTTTCAATACATTGGTAGCGGTGTCACCCTTTACCCCGGGTTCAGCATATGTTACTTTCAGTACTACAAATATTGGCGGCTCAATAGATAATATCTCTTCATCATGCATAGTAGCTTCAACACTGTCACCTTCCTTGATATAATTAAGCAGATTTGAAGCTTTTTTCTTATCTACATGGATTTGATCATAACTTTGAGTATCCATAAAAACCAGAGAATCACCTTCATCATACAGGTATTGTAGTGTCTTTTTCTCAACACGTACATCTTCAACCTTTTCACCGCCTTTGAACTTTCTATCTACAATTATGCCCTTTGTTAATGATTTTAATTTTGTCTGGACAAATGCACCACCACGACCCAATTTTACATGCTGGTATTCAACAACTGAATATAAATCGCCATCAACTTTAATAACCGTACCATTACGTAAATCATTACTTGTTATCATGCAGTATAACTCCCCTTTAATTCATAGAATTAATTTAACAATCACAAAATAATTACTTCTTTAGTGCTTTTTGTTAACACTTCATGCCCAGATGCAGTAACCAAAACCATATCTTCTATACGCACGCCCCCTTTTTTGGGGATATATATTCCAGGCTCAACGGTAATTATCATGCCTTTTTTAAGCGCAACAGCTCCATTCTGTTTCACAGCTGGGATCTCATGAACATCAAGCCCAACACCATGTCCAAGCGAATGGCCAAATAATCCTGCATATCCTTTAGCAGCTATAAAATCCCGTGCAATACTGTCAAGTTTATTTGTGGTCAAGCCTGCTTTTATTGCATCAACAGCTTTCTGTTGGGCTTCTTTTACCACAGCATATATTGTGCTTATGCTTTCAGGAATACTATTAACAAAAACTGTACGAGTAATATCAGAACAATAACCTCTGTACACACATCCCATATCAATAAGCACAGGTTCCCCAGAGCGTATTTTTTTGCTCCCAGTTTTATAATGAGGCATTGACGACCCTGCACCCGATGCAACTATAGTTTCAAATGAAGTACCCTGGCATCCATGTCTTTTATAAAAATATTCTATCTCAACAGCAATGTCCCATTCAGTAACACCAGGCTTAATAAATTTTAATATATGGTAGAAACATTTATCAGTTATCTGAGCAGCCTTTTTAATATTATCTATCTCATCGTCATCCTTTATGACACGTAGCTCATTTACTACATCTCCCCCATAATTAATAGCAACCCCCTCGCATTCTTCTTTCAGCATTCTATACTGCGATAGAGTAAACGAATGCTCTTCTAGAAATATCTTTTTTATTTTCTTTTTTTTCAATATAGATTTCACTGAATTGAAAATATCCTTTTGTTGCAAAACAAAATGCACGTTTTCTGGAAGTGTCATTAAAGCATATTCTTCATACCGTGAATCAGAAATAAAAACCGTCTCATCTTCAAAAAAAATGAGATACCCATACGTTCCATCAAAGCCAGTACAATATTTAATATTAACCAGGCTTGCAATCATATATGGGAACTGATTTTTTTCTGATATGCG
The sequence above is drawn from the Spirochaetota bacterium genome and encodes:
- the glgP gene encoding alpha-glucan family phosphorylase; translated protein: MGTIQTFRVYPYLPDNLKPLKTIAYNLWWVWNFEAIELFRRLNVELWRDSNHNPVALLGMLSQSELDEAADSESFMAHLKRVSEELEWHLTKKSWFEEAYPTYKDMQIAYFSAEFGIHECLPIYSGGLGVLAGDHIKSASELGLPFFAVGLLYRLGYFHQYLNIDGWQQERYPETDFHNLPLQLVMKDDKPLIIEVEFPGRNVYAQVWECIIGRIRLYLLDTNINENSIEDRTITDQLYGGDVEMRIKQEMLLGIGGYRMLKALGKNISVYHMNEGHSAFLSIERIYDAMVTHKMNFNEALEFVTASTVFTTHTPVPAGNDRFSPELIDKYLSHYYHKLGITREEFLGLGRENPQDKLETFCMTVLAIKTAAHCNGVSKLHGSVSRKMWCNIWPGLPVNEVPIHHVTNGVQILSWTSDEMMRLFNRYLGPRWIDNPVDKTIWKNIDTIPDSELWRCRERLRERVVAFARKKLREQLIARGAPRAEVEKADSVLDSEALTIGFARRFATYKRATLLLKDMQRLERILLDKEKPVQIIFAGKAHPRDNMGKELIKRIIHLGRDDRFRSRIVFLEDYDINIARYLVQGVDVWLNTPIRPQEASGTSGMKVVPNGALNISVLDGWWPEAFNGNNGWAIGKGEEYQDPEYQDEVESLSLYNILEQEVIPLFYTRGADGIPREWVRRIKESMKTILPQFNTNRMVKEYTEMYYLTAYDNYIKFSKDDFKVSRELAKWKQQIRQKWSQVYVESITHESKKEIIVGSQLKAKAIINLGELKPADVQVELYFGNLNQKGEIEEGAALPMLMVGELGGGKYTYEGRMLCLKSGQFGFTVRIIPLHTDMPRKYESRLITWA
- a CDS encoding carbon-nitrogen hydrolase family protein, with the translated sequence MDFTIVMYQYPLGTFLTHEIVNKLRIIKPHFICFPEYFFVNKKLGNHMQTPHNQSLQLKRMQLLSRQLETVVIGGTMPELNGKMLHNTTFVFYNGDLLGFYRKQNLFFAEEGKITPGNGHVIFRAYGIRFSVLICADVFKDENFIALKELGAQIIFIPTFSLFRNETVEEKFKRDQDIFVRGAKLANAILVKVCGVKSDYKNFLQARSLIASPDGILYRVEPDQEDKAMLIVNTVSI
- a CDS encoding type II toxin-antitoxin system Phd/YefM family antitoxin; translation: MKLISKSKLKPNLLKILRDIEKSGDDVIITDRGKPVLKITRYSEHTDDVLRFLKNSIKDYKKPTEPVGIDDWDILP
- a CDS encoding type II toxin-antitoxin system VapC family toxin, producing the protein MILIDTHVCIWWIQESTDIPKDVKTKIKSAQKRNNIFISSISIWEIAMLIKYNRLTLTVPLSEWIKKLESVPYFKFIPVDNAIAEHSVNLPGEFHKDPADRIIVATSRIHNIPLITSDEKILNYPYVKTIWK
- a CDS encoding sodium/solute symporter (Members of the Solute:Sodium Symporter (SSS), TC 2.A.21 as described in tcdb.org, catalyze solute:Na+ symport. Known solutes for members of the family include sugars, amino acids, nucleosides, inositols, vitamins, urea or anions, depending on the system.); this translates as MALIDWVIIVVYSICVVGIGYVVGKRQKNQADYYVASQKASSWLTGASLAANQVSAISLIGVPAFIAMKQNGGLTWLQYELALPLSMIFLILFVIPTFRSYKSFSIYEWLHRRFGLSTRVILAIVFLLSRSLATGVAIVATSYVVSVLIGINLYISIIAISLVSLIYTSIGGILADIYTDVIQFIVLLFSTTIFCIVIIYVINGHVWYIIDYQRLKIINYSSVGITDGNTFTLAPMLCGGLFLYISYYGFDQSQAQRFLSCENINAAQNAAIINIMLRFSIVLLYSFLGFLLLLLLSIDTTLQTILSNKKPDMLVPVFIKHYIPSGLKGVVVSGILAASMSSMDSAINSLSAITYNDVIKMIYPKVDFINDKTKLLISRLLTIVWGIITTLFAVNFAGSSETVVELVNKIGSLLYGPICAVFIVGMISNKKIHQSTVVAGFITGILVNVYIWQFLPSVSWMWWNVTGFFAAIGFPYIFSIFTDSGYVDDSSYNLKIVSSSVWFKVIALGMWFIAIIGLFKIIEMALSR
- the speE gene encoding polyamine aminopropyltransferase, which encodes MPFESSVWIDEVYEMENGRTMKLKVTNKLATYDSKFQKIEIYDTKAFGRMLVLDGVFMTTEVDEMGYHEMIAHVPMCVHPNPKRVLVIGGGDGGTLREVLKHKEVEKADICEIDGDVIRLCREYMPSLSCSFDDPRVTVYTEDGAKFIADRKKAYDIILVDSSDPIGPAAVLFSEEFYKNLSECLDDDGIASTQSESIFYHPNVIVTLAQYNKKYFKVPSYYYTMVPTYPSGMIGFSFCSKKYHPIKDFKEEKAKALIPQLRYYNADIHRGAFALPQFIRSKLEGILY
- the speD gene encoding adenosylmethionine decarboxylase, producing MEGLGTHIIAELFNCNEFHINNLKKVEEVLTAAAELSKATIIQPFFHKFSPYGISGVIVIAESHITIHTWPEYGYAAVDVFTCGDHDYRVAIDYITEQLEAERCVLYEMRRGVLSDSKVKNVPVIREVENVNYID
- a CDS encoding DUF362 domain-containing protein; this encodes MKVIVRECTQYDVDAIKIKVISALQELQFDFSKLYNAKVAVKPNLLTSASPESAVITHPAFFKAIVQIIKQYGGFPVLIESPAVQSLQRVMKKTGYDAIVTEEDVLVADTSDYMIIHNENAHHFKRFEVPKILSECDIIFNLPKFKTHALTHITCAVKNLFGTIHGLKKSQWHIKAKTRDDFAQMLLDLYEAFYTDTKIPRTIVHVVDAITIMEGDGPGPSGTPAFLGLIGVSYNAIALDYAISQQAGFELQNMPTITMGVKRGLCPPLEQITIIRDNEVSKGRRFIPPKKSGSTKILGIPVVHKLLKNLLIAKPVPDPLKCTLCYQCKQICPVKAISSAVNGNKVPHYNYSQCIRCYCCMEICPESAITLSKPLLMQILK